From a single Acidobacteriota bacterium genomic region:
- a CDS encoding acyl-CoA dehydrogenase family protein: MDFSIAQDTQKLLAEIREFIQAEVIPLEPQVLAGRFHLMDDQLEAKRAEVKARGWWSPFIPKELGGMGLRLMEYAHISEELGRSMIGHYLFNCQAPDVGNMEVLMHYGTPEQKQQYLYPLAEGKIRSCFSMTEPGYPGSNPVWMGTTAEKDGEDYVINGRKWFTSSADGAAFAIVMAVTNPEAESPHRRASQILVPIDTPGFNLVRNVSIMGEPGGAWLSHAEISYENCRVPQSNRLGPEGAGFSIAQERLGPGRIHHCMRWIGICERAFDLMCGYAAKRELSPGKPLGAQQIVQAWIAESRAEINASRLMVLQAAWKIDQTGTKSAIEEISVIKFYVAGVLLRVLDRAIQVHGALGITDDTPLAFWYRHERGARIYDGADEVHKSSVAKRVLRGYGVKV; the protein is encoded by the coding sequence GTGGACTTTTCAATCGCTCAAGACACCCAAAAGCTACTGGCTGAAATCCGTGAATTTATCCAGGCCGAGGTGATTCCCTTGGAACCGCAGGTTCTGGCTGGGCGCTTTCACTTGATGGATGACCAGCTTGAAGCCAAACGCGCCGAGGTTAAAGCCCGAGGCTGGTGGTCACCCTTTATCCCGAAAGAACTCGGCGGCATGGGGCTTCGCTTGATGGAGTATGCGCATATCAGCGAAGAACTTGGCCGCAGCATGATTGGTCATTATCTCTTTAACTGCCAGGCCCCTGATGTCGGGAACATGGAAGTGCTGATGCACTACGGGACGCCCGAACAAAAGCAGCAATACCTGTATCCGCTGGCCGAGGGAAAAATCCGAAGTTGCTTTTCAATGACGGAGCCAGGCTATCCCGGCTCCAATCCGGTCTGGATGGGCACCACGGCTGAAAAAGATGGGGAAGACTATGTCATCAATGGCCGAAAGTGGTTTACTTCGTCGGCTGATGGCGCGGCTTTTGCCATTGTCATGGCGGTGACCAACCCGGAAGCTGAAAGCCCACATCGGCGTGCCAGTCAGATTCTGGTGCCAATTGATACACCTGGGTTTAATCTGGTGCGAAATGTATCAATTATGGGTGAACCGGGCGGGGCCTGGCTCAGCCATGCTGAAATCAGTTATGAAAACTGTCGTGTCCCGCAATCAAACCGATTGGGCCCGGAAGGCGCCGGGTTTTCCATTGCCCAGGAACGGCTCGGACCAGGGCGGATCCATCACTGTATGCGCTGGATTGGCATTTGTGAGCGGGCGTTTGATTTAATGTGCGGCTATGCAGCCAAACGTGAGCTTTCTCCTGGAAAACCACTTGGCGCCCAGCAAATTGTTCAGGCGTGGATTGCCGAAAGCCGGGCTGAAATCAATGCTTCCCGATTGATGGTTTTGCAAGCTGCCTGGAAAATTGACCAGACCGGCACCAAGTCGGCAATTGAAGAAATCTCAGTGATCAAGTTTTATGTGGCCGGAGTCTTGCTACGAGTGCTGGACCGGGCAATTCAGGTTCACGGGGCGCTTGGGATTACCGATGACACGCCGCTGGCCTTCTGGTACCGGCACGAACGCGGTGCCCGCATTTATGACGGTGCGGACGAAGTGCATAAATCTTCAGTTGCCAAGCGGGTCCTGCGTGGGTATGGGGTTAAGGTTTAG